The following proteins are co-located in the Styela clava chromosome 15, kaStyClav1.hap1.2, whole genome shotgun sequence genome:
- the LOC144432465 gene encoding uncharacterized protein LOC144432465 has product MDYYTIYLTIELIECRLQNKIEEQSIEWEGPRTGSALESTLTVPNTVMICQGMQCEDLCCVIKVTSRNSLLKNDLMSPDGVLAWKHI; this is encoded by the exons atggattattacacgatatacttgactatagaactgatagaatgcagattacaaaacaaaatagaggaacaatCAATTGAGTGGGAAGGCCCTAGGACCGGTTCAGCACTCGAAAGCACATTGaca GTACccaatacagtaatgatttgtcaagGAATGCAGTGTGAAGATTTATGCTGTGTGATCAAAGTA acgtctcgaaactcacttttgaagaatgatttgatgtcaccagatggggttttggcatggaaacacatctag